A region of the Candidatus Eremiobacterota bacterium genome:
TGACGGCGTCGGAATGAAGACCGCGTCCGCGTGTCGCTGCGCCTGCGCGGCACCGACCGCGGGCAGTGCATGCGTCCCGGTTGCGCCCGCCGAGCAGCCCGCGACCGCGCAAGCGCACGCGACGAGAAGAAACAGCGGCTTTCTCATATCCACCCCTTCCGTGAGTAAGCGGCCGCTTCGTTGGCGGCACAGGAGTGACATTCGCGATGCAGTCTATGGTGCGCTGCATCACGTTATGTGTCCCTTATGCGAAGGCGAGATTCGGGTCGGCGACGAGCGTGAGGGCGTCGGCGCGCGCGAGCCCCGCACGATGCTCGGCGGCGGCCGCGATCATCGCGGCATTGTCGGTGCAGAAGCGCCGCTCGGGGACGAAGTGCGGGAGCTTGCGGCGGCGCGCGAGCTGCACGAAGGCGTGTTGCAGCGCGCTGTTCGCCGCGACCCCGCCGGAAAGGACGAGCGCGTTGTAGTCGCCACGGTCGAGCGCGCGCGCGGTGCGATCGATCAGCACGTCGACGACCGCCGCCTGGAACGATGCTGCGACGTCTTCCCGGCGCACGTGCTTCCCCTCGTCCGATTCGAGAAAGTAGCGCACCGAGGTCTTGAGTCCGGAAAAGCTCATGTCGAGCGAACCCTCGTCGGGGCGATGCCGTGGAAACGCGATCGCTTTGGGATCGCCGTCGCGCGCGAGCGCGTCGAGCGCGGGTCCGCCCGGGAACGGAAGATCGAGCAGCCGCGCCGTTTTGTCGTAGGCTTCACCGGCGGCGTCGTCGCGCGTCTTGCCGATCACGCGCAGGTTCGTCGGCGAATGCACCTCGACGAGCTGCGAGTGGCCGCCGGAGACCAGCAGCGCGAGAAACGGGTACGGCGGCGGTTCGTCGCGCTCAAGGAATGCGGCGAAAATATGACCGTGCAAGTGGTTGACCGCATAGAGCGGGAGGCCGGTCGCGAACGCGAGCCCCTTCGCAGCGGCGACGCCGACGACGAGGCTGCCGATCAAGCCCGGCCCGGCGGTCACCGCGATCCCGTGGAGCTCGCCGAGGGGGACGCCGGCGCGGGTCAGCGCGTCGTCGACCGCCGCCGAGAGCAGAGCCGCGTGGCGGCGCGAGGCGATCTCGGGGACGATCCCACCGTACTTGGCGTGGAATTCGTCCTGGCTGGTCGAGACGTTCGAGAGCACGCGCACGCCGTCGCGGACGACCGCGGTCGCCGTGTCGTCGCAGGACGTCTCGATCCCGAGCAGCAGCACTTCCGATCAGACTCGTAGCGCGGCGCCGCCGGTTGCGGTACGGTGCTCAGGTGCGCGCCACGAGATCAAAATGCAACCGCCAGGTGACACGTTTTTCCGCCCCTCTAGGGCCGGCCCCGCGGATGTTCCAGCCGTTGCCGACACTCCTTGATGCCGGCTGCAATCCCGATTCGTTCGTAGAGCTCAAGCGCACGGGTCCACAATGGGTCGGCGTCACCTCCGCGCTTGTCGAGCAGCACAGCGTAGGCGCGCACGGCGTTCGCCAAATCCAAGGGTTTCGCGTCGTGAGTTCGGTACAGCTCAAGCGTCTCGCGGTAAACTTCCTCCGCCTCTTCAAGCGACCCCATCTCGCTCAGCACATCGGCGGCATGGCGCAATGCGTGAGCTTCACCAGCAGTGTCCCCAGCCATTCTGAATGCTTCGGAGGCGCGCCGGTAGTCAGCGAGAGATTCCTTCCGCAAGCCGCTGCGCCTCAGTTCGTACGCCTCTCGTTCTATCGCATATCCATCGTTTTGCATCGTCGTTCGCCTCTGCGTTACGAACCGGCTGAGCAGTGATGCCGCCCCGACCTCCGGCCGGCCGCGAGCTTGGGATGGGTTGATATTGCTCGATGAGCTCGGCCGGCGTCAAGCCGCCGAGAGCAGTTTGCCGCCGGCGGAGTTGTCGTCGACCGCCGGTTGCGGTACGGTGCTGACGTGCGGCCCCAACTGCGCTACCTGGCTGTCGCCGCGTGCGGCGGCAGCGCGTTCTTGGACATGTACGCGACGCAGCCGCTCTTGCCGGAACTGCGCGCCGAGTTCAACACGGGCGAGGCGGCGGTCGGCGGGACGATTTCGGTTCTGACGTTCGCCTGCGCGCTGGCCGCGCCGTTCGTCGGCCCGCTCGCCGACGCCGTTGGTCGCAAGCGCGTGATCGTCGGCGCGATCCTCGGGCTCGCCGCGGTGACGTTCGCCGCGGCGCACGCGCAGACGCTGCGCGAGCTGCTCGTCTGGCGATTCGTGCAAGGGTTGTTCATGCCGGCCGTGTTCGCCGTGACGCTGGCGTACATGGCCGAGGAGTTTCCGCCGTCGGTCGGCGGTC
Encoded here:
- the tsaD gene encoding tRNA (adenosine(37)-N6)-threonylcarbamoyltransferase complex transferase subunit TsaD encodes the protein MLLLGIETSCDDTATAVVRDGVRVLSNVSTSQDEFHAKYGGIVPEIASRRHAALLSAAVDDALTRAGVPLGELHGIAVTAGPGLIGSLVVGVAAAKGLAFATGLPLYAVNHLHGHIFAAFLERDEPPPYPFLALLVSGGHSQLVEVHSPTNLRVIGKTRDDAAGEAYDKTARLLDLPFPGGPALDALARDGDPKAIAFPRHRPDEGSLDMSFSGLKTSVRYFLESDEGKHVRREDVAASFQAAVVDVLIDRTARALDRGDYNALVLSGGVAANSALQHAFVQLARRRKLPHFVPERRFCTDNAAMIAAAAEHRAGLARADALTLVADPNLAFA
- a CDS encoding tetratricopeptide repeat protein, with amino-acid sequence MQNDGYAIEREAYELRRSGLRKESLADYRRASEAFRMAGDTAGEAHALRHAADVLSEMGSLEEAEEVYRETLELYRTHDAKPLDLANAVRAYAVLLDKRGGDADPLWTRALELYERIGIAAGIKECRQRLEHPRGRP